One window of the Lactococcus lactis genome contains the following:
- a CDS encoding Nramp family divalent metal transporter: protein MKRIKMRRFLQDKKYPALDFLKYVGPGLIVAVGFIDPGNWAANLAAGSQFGYKLLWVITLSTIMLAFLQHNVAHLGIVTGKCLSENATQYLRPWLSRTVLGTGVLASISTAVAEILGGAIALQMLFKLPIVVGAILTAGLVIWFLFSNSYPKIEKVIIGFVSLIGIALLLEIFIIPHINWGQAAKGMVIPFADAKSMPIIMSALGAVVMPHNLFLHSEVIQSRQWNLKDEAVMERQLRFEFFDTIFSMFLGWVINSAIIIIAAALFFPRIVTEINQAQEMLVPLLGPVAAIIFAIAFLFAGVASSVTAGMAGGSIFAGIFAEPYDAQDPHSKLGVLITIIGATIAICALSFVTSPFNILIYSQVFLSIQLPITIFLQIYLTSSKRVMGKYKNVWFTKWLLLATGVFVTLLNIVLIVETFK from the coding sequence ATGAAAAGGATAAAAATGAGGCGATTTTTACAAGATAAAAAATATCCAGCCCTTGATTTTTTGAAGTATGTTGGACCAGGATTGATTGTTGCGGTGGGATTTATAGATCCAGGAAATTGGGCTGCCAATCTTGCTGCGGGTTCTCAATTTGGTTATAAATTACTTTGGGTAATTACACTATCAACAATTATGTTGGCTTTTCTCCAGCATAATGTGGCCCACTTAGGGATTGTCACAGGAAAGTGTTTGTCAGAAAATGCGACCCAATACCTTAGACCCTGGCTCAGTAGAACAGTTTTGGGAACGGGAGTTTTAGCTTCTATTTCGACAGCAGTTGCTGAAATTTTGGGTGGAGCAATAGCTTTGCAAATGCTCTTTAAATTACCAATTGTGGTAGGAGCAATTTTAACAGCTGGTTTGGTTATCTGGTTTTTGTTTAGTAATTCATATCCTAAAATTGAAAAAGTTATTATTGGTTTTGTAAGTTTGATTGGGATTGCACTTTTACTAGAAATTTTTATTATTCCACATATTAATTGGGGACAAGCAGCAAAAGGAATGGTCATTCCTTTTGCTGATGCAAAATCAATGCCAATCATCATGTCAGCCCTAGGGGCTGTTGTCATGCCACATAATCTATTTTTACACTCGGAAGTTATTCAAAGTCGTCAGTGGAATTTAAAAGATGAAGCGGTGATGGAAAGACAATTGCGTTTTGAGTTCTTTGATACAATTTTTTCAATGTTTCTAGGCTGGGTGATTAATTCTGCAATTATTATCATTGCTGCGGCTTTATTTTTCCCTCGAATTGTAACAGAAATTAATCAAGCACAAGAAATGCTCGTTCCTCTCCTTGGTCCAGTGGCTGCAATTATTTTTGCGATTGCTTTTCTTTTTGCAGGAGTAGCCTCATCGGTAACAGCCGGAATGGCAGGTGGGTCAATTTTTGCAGGAATCTTTGCAGAACCTTATGATGCACAAGACCCACATAGTAAATTAGGTGTTTTAATCACAATAATTGGAGCAACGATTGCTATTTGCGCTTTAAGTTTTGTGACTTCGCCCTTTAATATTTTAATTTATTCACAGGTTTTCTTAAGTATCCAATTACCAATTACTATCTTTTTGCAAATTTATTTGACAAGTTCTAAAAGGGTAATGGGCAAATATAAAAATGTTTGGTTTACAAAGTGGCTCTTATTAGCAACAGGAGTTTTTGTAACTTTACTCAATATCGTATTAATCGTCGAAACT
- a CDS encoding nitroreductase family protein: MSFIKSLENRRTIYALGRNVQDEEKVIETIKEAVRFSPTAFNSQTGRLLILTGDAQDKLWNEIVAPELKAAMEAQGVPESAWDNTRAKLDGFKAAFGTILFFEDQAVVKNLQEQFALYADNFPVWSEQGSGIISVNVWTALAELGLGANLQHYNPLIDEAVAKEWNLPESWKLRGQLVFGSIEAPPGEKTFMDDADRFIVAK, encoded by the coding sequence ATGTCATTCATTAAATCATTAGAAAACCGTCGCACAATCTACGCTCTTGGAAGAAACGTTCAAGATGAAGAAAAAGTGATTGAAACAATTAAAGAAGCTGTACGTTTTTCACCAACAGCTTTCAATTCACAAACTGGACGTCTTTTGATTCTCACAGGTGATGCCCAAGATAAACTTTGGAATGAAATTGTTGCCCCAGAACTTAAAGCAGCCATGGAAGCACAAGGTGTTCCTGAATCAGCTTGGGATAACACACGTGCAAAACTTGATGGATTTAAAGCTGCTTTTGGTACAATTCTTTTCTTTGAAGACCAAGCAGTTGTTAAAAATCTTCAAGAACAATTTGCTCTTTATGCAGATAACTTCCCAGTTTGGTCAGAACAAGGTTCAGGAATTATTTCTGTAAATGTATGGACTGCTCTTGCTGAACTAGGTTTAGGCGCTAACTTGCAACACTACAATCCATTGATTGACGAAGCTGTTGCTAAAGAATGGAATCTTCCAGAAAGCTGGAAACTTCGTGGACAACTTGTATTTGGTTCAATCGAAGCACCTCCTGGCGAAAAAACTTTCATGGATGATGCAGACCGTTTCATCGTTGCTAAATAA
- a CDS encoding MalY/PatB family protein gives MTKYDFTTIPNRLDHNSVKWQEIKENPHKLPLWVADMDFLALPEIKQSIHDYADYGVYGYAYVEEDLIKSIQNWEKNQHQYDFSKEALILVEGVVPGIGLAIQALTKENDAVLINTPVYPPFARTVKLNNRKLIENKLIEKSGEFLIDFEVFEKEIVENSVKLYILCNPHNPGGRVWTKEELIKLGQICKKHNVIVVSDEIHQDLTLFGHQHQTFNTLSEDFKDFSVVLSSATKSFNIAGVKCAYAIIENQDLREKYLQRRLANNQQEISTLGMLATKVAYENGSEWLNELKNVLEKNITYIESELHQKTKIKVMKPQGTYLIWLDFSEYQLEDKVLDEKLAEEAGVILNKGISFGKAGQAHARLNAAAPFSLIEEASKRLVETFKI, from the coding sequence ATGACAAAATATGATTTTACAACCATTCCAAATCGACTTGACCACAATTCTGTAAAATGGCAAGAAATAAAAGAGAATCCTCATAAACTTCCATTGTGGGTGGCTGATATGGATTTTCTTGCCTTACCAGAAATAAAACAAAGTATCCATGATTACGCAGACTATGGAGTTTATGGATATGCTTATGTTGAAGAAGATTTAATTAAAAGCATTCAAAATTGGGAAAAAAATCAACATCAGTATGACTTTTCTAAAGAAGCTTTAATTTTGGTTGAAGGAGTTGTTCCAGGAATTGGTCTGGCCATTCAAGCATTGACCAAAGAAAATGATGCTGTTTTAATAAACACACCTGTTTATCCCCCGTTTGCCAGAACAGTTAAGCTAAATAATCGAAAGCTAATTGAAAATAAACTGATTGAAAAAAGTGGGGAATTTCTAATTGATTTTGAAGTTTTTGAAAAAGAAATTGTTGAAAATTCCGTGAAATTATATATTCTTTGTAACCCCCACAATCCTGGTGGGCGCGTGTGGACGAAAGAAGAACTGATAAAACTTGGCCAAATTTGTAAAAAGCATAATGTGATTGTCGTTTCTGATGAAATTCATCAAGATTTAACATTGTTTGGTCATCAGCATCAGACCTTTAACACTCTTTCAGAAGACTTCAAAGATTTTTCAGTTGTTTTATCTTCTGCCACTAAAAGTTTTAACATTGCTGGTGTGAAATGCGCTTATGCAATTATTGAAAACCAAGATTTACGTGAAAAATACTTGCAAAGAAGACTAGCAAATAATCAACAAGAAATTAGCACTTTAGGAATGCTAGCCACCAAAGTTGCTTATGAAAATGGAAGTGAATGGTTAAATGAACTCAAAAATGTGCTTGAAAAAAATATCACTTATATTGAGTCAGAACTTCATCAAAAAACAAAAATCAAAGTAATGAAACCTCAAGGAACCTATTTAATTTGGCTTGATTTTTCTGAATATCAATTAGAAGATAAGGTATTGGATGAAAAATTAGCAGAAGAGGCAGGTGTGATTCTAAATAAAGGAATAAGCTTTGGAAAAGCTGGACAAGCGCATGCCAGATTAAATGCTGCTGCACCTTTCTCATTGATTGAAGAAGCAAGCAAACGACTCGTAGAAACATTCAAAATTTAA
- a CDS encoding cation:proton antiporter, which produces MNDILQLTIVLIASLIATLVSRRLKIPAVVGQMLVGILIAPSVLGLVHSGHVLEVMSEIGVILLMFLAGIESDLTVLKKNFKASMLVAVGGVIVPLIAFGLVAFGFGYGISTSFFYGIVFAATSVSITVEVLQEYGKLSTRAGSIILGAAVVDDILAVLILSIFTSFKNGGSGSHLFIQFLLELLLFAFLFLVHKLIPRFWKFVQKLPIANKNTIVALIICLGLSLLADSVGMSAVIGSFFAGLAISQTEVSHKIEEYTSAIGYVIFIPVFFVLIAISVQFDSLIHHPWIILLFTFLAILTKFIPAYFVGKASKLSTGESMLIGTGMISRGEMALIVAQIGLTSAIITDEVYSELVIVIILATVLAPFLIKMVLKKYDN; this is translated from the coding sequence ATGAATGATATTTTACAACTCACAATTGTTTTAATTGCCTCTTTAATTGCTACTCTTGTTTCAAGACGCCTTAAAATTCCAGCTGTCGTTGGACAAATGCTTGTTGGGATTTTGATTGCTCCATCAGTTTTAGGCTTGGTTCATAGCGGTCATGTTCTAGAAGTAATGTCTGAGATTGGGGTTATCTTACTCATGTTCTTAGCGGGAATTGAGAGTGATTTAACTGTTCTAAAGAAAAATTTTAAAGCATCAATGCTCGTTGCAGTTGGTGGTGTAATTGTGCCATTAATTGCCTTTGGACTTGTTGCTTTTGGCTTTGGTTACGGAATATCGACCAGTTTCTTTTATGGAATTGTTTTCGCTGCGACCTCAGTGTCGATTACGGTTGAAGTCTTACAAGAATATGGTAAACTCAGTACACGTGCAGGTTCGATTATTCTAGGAGCAGCAGTTGTTGATGATATTTTAGCTGTATTGATTTTATCAATTTTTACTAGTTTTAAAAATGGTGGTTCTGGTTCTCATCTTTTCATCCAATTTTTGCTTGAACTTCTCCTTTTTGCCTTTTTATTTCTTGTGCATAAGCTTATTCCAAGATTTTGGAAATTCGTCCAAAAACTACCCATTGCCAACAAAAATACGATTGTTGCCTTGATTATTTGTTTGGGCTTAAGTCTACTTGCTGATAGCGTAGGAATGTCAGCGGTAATAGGTAGTTTCTTTGCAGGACTTGCTATTTCACAAACAGAAGTAAGTCATAAGATTGAAGAATATACTTCAGCAATCGGTTATGTTATTTTTATCCCAGTATTCTTTGTACTTATCGCCATATCTGTTCAATTCGATAGTTTAATTCATCATCCTTGGATAATTTTACTCTTTACCTTCTTAGCAATTTTGACAAAATTTATCCCCGCCTATTTTGTTGGAAAAGCAAGTAAATTAAGTACTGGTGAGAGTATGTTGATTGGAACAGGAATGATTTCACGAGGAGAAATGGCCCTGATTGTGGCTCAAATTGGTCTGACGAGTGCCATTATTACAGATGAAGTTTATTCGGAGCTGGTTATCGTGATTATTTTAGCAACTGTATTAGCACCATTTTTAATTAAAATGGTCTTGAAAAAATATGATAATTAA
- the upp gene encoding uracil phosphoribosyltransferase, protein MSKFQVVEHPLIQHKLSILRRKEASTKEFRELVDEIGMLMAYEVSRDLPLEDVEIETPVQKTTVKQIAGKKLAIVPILRAGIGMVDGILKLIPAARVGHIGMYRDEETLKPVEYLVKLPADIADRQIFLVDPMLATGGSAILAVDSLKKRNAKAENIKFVCLVAAPEGVKALQEAHPDIEIYTAALDEKLNEHGYIVPGLGDAGDRLFGTK, encoded by the coding sequence ATGTCAAAATTTCAAGTCGTAGAACATCCATTGATTCAACACAAACTCTCAATCTTGCGTCGTAAAGAGGCATCGACAAAAGAATTCCGTGAACTTGTTGATGAAATTGGAATGCTCATGGCCTACGAAGTATCAAGAGATTTACCCCTTGAAGATGTCGAAATCGAAACACCCGTTCAAAAAACGACGGTTAAACAAATCGCAGGTAAAAAATTAGCGATTGTACCAATCTTGCGTGCTGGTATTGGGATGGTAGACGGAATTTTGAAATTGATTCCAGCTGCTCGTGTAGGGCATATCGGAATGTATCGTGACGAAGAAACACTTAAACCAGTTGAATATTTAGTGAAACTTCCAGCCGACATTGCTGACCGTCAAATTTTCCTTGTTGACCCAATGCTTGCGACTGGTGGTTCAGCAATTTTAGCAGTTGATTCTCTTAAAAAACGAAATGCTAAAGCAGAAAATATTAAATTTGTTTGTCTTGTTGCTGCACCAGAAGGAGTGAAAGCTCTCCAAGAAGCACATCCAGATATTGAAATTTATACTGCAGCTTTGGATGAAAAACTTAATGAACATGGTTATATTGTCCCAGGTCTTGGTGATGCTGGAGACCGTTTGTTCGGTACTAAATAA